The genomic DNA ATGTATTACCTGATTCAAGATACGGTGATATAGTTGTTACTAAATTTATAAATTACATTATGTTAGATGGAAAAAAATCAATCGCAGAAAAAATATTTTATACTGCAATGGATAAAATAGAGGAAAAAACTGGACAAAATGGATATGAAGTATTTAAACAAGCTATGGAAAATGTAAAACCACAAGTAGAAGTAAGATCTAGAAGAATTGGTGGAGCTACATACCAAGTACCAGTAGAAGTAAGACCAGAAAGACAACAAGCATTAGCAATTAGATGGTTAGTTACTAATGTAAGAGCTAGAAAAGAATATGGTATGATGGATAGATTAACGGCTGAATTAATAGCTGCTGCAAATAATGAAGGTGGATCAGTTAAGAAAAAAGAAGACACTTATAAAATGGCTGAAGCTAACAGAGCGTTTGCACACTATAAATGGTAAGCCTTATAATAACAGATTAAGGAGGTTAAGCTTC from Hypnocyclicus thermotrophus includes the following:
- the rpsG gene encoding 30S ribosomal protein S7, yielding MSRRRSAVKRDVLPDSRYGDIVVTKFINYIMLDGKKSIAEKIFYTAMDKIEEKTGQNGYEVFKQAMENVKPQVEVRSRRIGGATYQVPVEVRPERQQALAIRWLVTNVRARKEYGMMDRLTAELIAAANNEGGSVKKKEDTYKMAEANRAFAHYKW